One genomic segment of Amycolatopsis sp. Hca4 includes these proteins:
- a CDS encoding GMC oxidoreductase, whose amino-acid sequence MDYDVLVIGSGFGGSVTALRLTEKGYRVGVLETGRRFADDEFAKTSWRVRKYLWAPALGCFGIQRLTLLKNTFVMSGSGVGGGSLVYANTLYEPPDGFYADPQWAHITDWKAELAPYYDQAKRMLGVVENPATTAADRVLRSVAEDMGVGHTYRRTPVGVYFGQSGVDPFFGGAGPARSSCTLCGECMTGCRVGAKNTTVKNYLYLAERAGAVVHPLTTAVTVRPISGGYAVDTRRTGGFSRRTFTATQVVFSAAALGTQRLLHRMRDTGNLPLVSPRLGLLARTNSEAVLAARSLRADTDYSRGVAITSSIHPDAVTHVEPVRYGRGSNLMGLLATVLVDAVPGRRRWVLGLRELWRSRRDLLRIHNPRRWSERMIGLLVMQTLDNSVTTYTRRGVFGRRMTTRQGSGAPSPDWIPAGHEVTRRVAAKIGGLPQGAWTDLANIPITGHFIGGCAIGDSPASGVVDPYQRLYGYPGLHVVDGSAISANLGVNPSLTITAQAERAMAFWPNRGDVDPRPPLGSPYLRVAAVAPRRPVVPPAAPGALRLPLA is encoded by the coding sequence ATGGACTACGACGTCCTGGTGATCGGTTCGGGCTTCGGCGGCAGCGTCACGGCGCTGCGGCTGACCGAGAAGGGCTACCGCGTCGGCGTGCTGGAGACCGGCCGCCGGTTCGCCGACGACGAGTTCGCGAAGACGTCGTGGCGGGTGCGGAAGTACCTGTGGGCCCCCGCGCTGGGCTGCTTCGGCATCCAGCGCCTGACCTTGCTGAAGAACACTTTCGTGATGAGCGGCTCCGGCGTCGGCGGGGGCTCGCTGGTGTACGCGAACACGCTGTACGAGCCGCCGGACGGGTTCTACGCAGACCCGCAGTGGGCGCACATCACGGACTGGAAGGCCGAGCTGGCGCCGTACTACGACCAGGCGAAGCGGATGCTGGGCGTGGTCGAGAACCCGGCGACGACGGCCGCGGACCGGGTGCTGCGTTCGGTGGCCGAGGACATGGGTGTCGGCCACACGTACCGGCGCACGCCGGTCGGCGTCTACTTCGGACAGTCCGGGGTGGACCCGTTCTTCGGCGGCGCCGGCCCGGCGCGGTCCTCCTGCACGCTGTGCGGCGAGTGCATGACCGGCTGCCGGGTCGGGGCGAAGAACACGACGGTCAAGAACTACCTGTACCTGGCCGAGCGGGCGGGTGCGGTGGTGCACCCGCTCACCACCGCGGTGACGGTCCGGCCGATCTCCGGCGGGTACGCGGTCGACACCCGCCGGACCGGCGGTTTCTCCCGCCGGACGTTCACCGCCACGCAGGTCGTGTTCTCGGCGGCGGCGTTGGGAACGCAACGGCTGCTGCACCGGATGCGGGACACGGGAAACCTGCCGCTCGTTTCCCCGCGCCTCGGGCTCCTGGCCCGCACGAACTCCGAAGCCGTCCTGGCGGCGCGGTCGCTGCGGGCGGACACGGACTACTCCCGGGGCGTCGCGATCACGTCGTCGATCCACCCGGACGCGGTGACGCACGTGGAGCCGGTGCGGTACGGGCGCGGCAGCAACCTGATGGGCCTGCTGGCGACGGTGCTGGTGGACGCGGTGCCGGGCCGGCGGCGCTGGGTGCTCGGGCTGCGGGAGCTGTGGCGTTCGCGGCGCGACCTGCTCCGGATCCACAACCCGCGGCGCTGGTCGGAGCGGATGATCGGGCTGCTGGTGATGCAGACCCTCGACAATTCGGTGACGACGTACACCAGGCGGGGCGTGTTCGGCAGGCGCATGACGACCCGCCAGGGTTCGGGGGCGCCGTCACCGGACTGGATCCCGGCGGGTCACGAGGTGACACGCCGAGTGGCCGCGAAGATCGGCGGTCTGCCTCAAGGTGCGTGGACGGACCTGGCGAACATCCCGATCACGGGCCACTTCATCGGCGGCTGCGCGATCGGGGATTCTCCCGCTTCGGGGGTGGTCGATCCCTACCAGCGGCTGTACGGGTATCCGGGGCTGCACGTGGTGGACGGCTCGGCGATCTCGGCCAACCTCGGGGTGAACCCGTCGCTGACGATCACGGCCCAGGCGGAGCGGGCGATGGCGTTCTGGCCGAACCGCGGGGACGTGGATCCGCGGCCGCCGCTGGGCTCGCCGTACCTGCGCGTGGCGGCGGTGGCGCCTCGGCGTCCGGTGGTGCCGCCGGCGGCACCGGGAGCCCTGCGGCTCCCCCTGGCGTGA
- a CDS encoding chitinase translates to MVPKVRFALLSLLSVVTLCLGVTFVLAGSASAANILANPGFEAGTTGWTCTGTAAAVSSPVHGGSRALNATPSSSDNAQCSQTLTVSANTAYKLSGWVQGSYVYLGVSGSATASTWTPGTSGYQQLSLSFATGSSTSLTVYLHGWYGQPAYYADDVSLDGPGTPPTTTPTTPTTPTTPTTPPTTTTPPTTTTTPPTQGDLPKHVLTGYWQNFYNGAKALKLADVPTKYNIIAVSFADATGTPGAVSFTLDSGLSSQLGGYTDAQFKADVKTVQARGQKVIISVGGQNGTISVADSTSATNFANSIKSLIANYGFDGVDIDLENGINATYMGQALRSIYSGGGKVITMAPQTIDMQSTAGGYFQLALNIKDILTIVNMQYYNSGSMNGCNGNVYSQGTVDFLTALACIQLQGGLRADQVGLGLPASPQAAGGGYQAPANTVSALNCLARGTSCGSFKPSATYPSIRGAMTWSINWDASQGYAFANTVSAGLAGLP, encoded by the coding sequence GTGGTCCCCAAGGTCCGCTTCGCTCTGCTTTCCTTACTTTCCGTGGTGACGCTGTGTCTCGGCGTGACCTTCGTGCTCGCCGGCAGCGCTTCGGCGGCGAACATCCTGGCCAACCCCGGCTTCGAAGCCGGCACGACGGGCTGGACGTGCACCGGCACGGCGGCCGCGGTGAGTTCGCCGGTGCACGGCGGCAGCCGCGCCCTGAACGCGACGCCGTCTTCGTCGGACAACGCGCAGTGCTCGCAGACGCTCACCGTCTCGGCGAACACGGCGTACAAGCTGTCGGGCTGGGTCCAGGGCAGCTACGTCTACCTCGGCGTCTCCGGCTCGGCGACGGCCAGCACGTGGACGCCCGGCACCAGCGGCTACCAGCAGCTGTCGCTGAGCTTCGCGACCGGCTCGAGCACGTCGCTGACGGTGTACCTGCACGGCTGGTACGGCCAGCCGGCCTACTACGCCGACGACGTCAGCCTGGACGGTCCCGGCACCCCGCCGACCACCACGCCGACGACGCCGACCACGCCCACCACCCCGACGACGCCGCCGACCACCACCACCCCGCCGACGACGACCACGACGCCGCCCACGCAGGGTGACCTGCCGAAGCACGTCCTGACCGGCTACTGGCAGAACTTCTACAACGGCGCCAAGGCGCTGAAGCTCGCCGACGTCCCGACGAAGTACAACATCATCGCGGTGTCGTTCGCCGACGCCACCGGCACGCCCGGCGCGGTGAGTTTCACGCTCGACTCCGGCCTGTCCTCGCAGCTCGGCGGCTACACGGACGCCCAGTTCAAGGCCGACGTCAAGACGGTGCAGGCCCGCGGCCAGAAGGTGATCATCTCGGTCGGCGGCCAGAACGGCACGATCAGCGTCGCGGACTCGACGTCGGCCACCAACTTCGCGAACAGCATCAAGTCGCTGATCGCGAACTACGGCTTCGACGGCGTCGACATCGACCTCGAGAACGGCATCAACGCGACCTACATGGGCCAGGCGCTGCGCAGCATCTACAGCGGCGGCGGCAAGGTCATCACGATGGCACCGCAGACGATCGACATGCAGTCCACGGCGGGCGGCTACTTCCAGCTGGCGCTGAACATCAAGGACATCCTGACGATCGTCAACATGCAGTACTACAACTCCGGTTCGATGAACGGCTGCAACGGCAACGTCTATTCGCAGGGAACGGTCGACTTCCTGACGGCGCTGGCCTGCATCCAGCTGCAGGGCGGCCTGAGGGCGGACCAGGTCGGCCTCGGCCTGCCGGCCTCGCCCCAGGCGGCGGGAGGCGGCTACCAGGCCCCGGCGAACACGGTGTCGGCGTTGAACTGCCTGGCCCGCGGGACATCGTGCGGCTCGTTCAAGCCGTCGGCGACGTACCCGTCGATCCGCGGCGCGATGACGTGGTCGATCAACTGGGACGCGTCGCAGGGGTACGCGTTCGCGAACACGGTGTCGGCGGGGCTCGCGGGCCTGCCGTAA